Part of the Amia ocellicauda isolate fAmiCal2 chromosome 18, fAmiCal2.hap1, whole genome shotgun sequence genome, GACACCCGGACGACGGCGGAGCTGGGCAGCGCTGTGGCTCGGGAGCCTGCTCTGACCCTAcgtggtctgtgtgtgtgtgtactgtgatTTATGCGTATTGAGCAGTTGTGCCGGCCAGATTAAACGGCAGGTGTGGTGAGTCGTGTTTTGGCCGGACTGGATGTAAACAGTGCGGGCATTGCCTAGCTTATGAGCGTAGTAGTTGCAATTGCAGGTGTCATGTATAGGCAATTGGTATTGGGTTATCTGTCTATTTtaagtgtatatatgtgtgttcttGTTTAATATTTAGTGTTCCTTGCTGTGAATTTCTGTTGATTATTGCCGGGCTTAGACATTTCGTTTAGATGGAGGATCTCAGAGTGAAGTGTCGGGTGCTTCCGGGTTGCCGGCTCTTCACGTGTCTGCAGAAGCCCTAGTGTGTTGCGCCTGCGCTGTAGTGTTCAATTTCTTGGTAGTTTCGCTTCAATTGAGACGGGCTTTGTCGTTAGCAGTGTTGTCAAAGCAGACCACCACACTCGATAGCACGACGCTGTAAATAGCAAGCATTTTTTCTGCAGACTGAATTGTTCATTATGGAAGGAATTGAACCAATGAATGATCTATGTATGTCTCTCTCCcctctgcccctctctcagTAAGCGTGGTTTTGACGTGTCCTCCTTTGGGACGGGCACCCATGTGAAGCTGCCCGGGCCGGCTCCAGACAAGCCCAACGTGTATGACTTCAAGACCACCTATGAGCAGATGTACAATGACCTGGTCCGCAAGGACAAGGAGCTGTATCCCAACACTACTCCAGCAACAGCTCAGTCTTACACACACATTCCACTTTTCCAAAAAATTGCCTATTTGGAATGAGCAACAAAAATACTAATACTACATACTAATATAGATcatgaagaaataaatactgATTTTATCAGAATAACAGGAATAGAAAGGACAGCAGCAATAACAAACAACAGTAACAGTGGGTCCGAGCACTTGAGGCCCTCAGGCTGTGATAGGCCACTACATATTTTACTTCTCCCAGGATGATACTTTCCCCCTCTTTTGGATTCAATTTCTTGTCTCtctgcttttttcttcttcctcctctttcTCTGTTCCCCTCTCTTGTGCTTTCTTTATCTGTTTTTCTGTGCCTTCCTTCTACCTCTCTCcctcatatatatgtgtgtatatatatatatatataatgtgtgtgtgtgtgtttgcaactGTGTTCCTTGACTTGGCCCAACCCAGATACACCCAGAACGGCATCCTGCACATGCTGGATCGCAACAAGCGCATTAAGGCTCGGCCAGAGAGGTTCCAAAACTGCAAGGATCAGTTTGACCTGGTGatcacctgtgaggagagagtGTACGACCAGGTGCTGGAAGGTGAGAGCGGGAGGAGTTCATGTTTAAATGCTCTGCTGTCATAAGTTAAATGGGGGGTTGCAAATTTGTGTAAATGAAGACAATATGCTTACTGTCTGTcttcctctttccctctccctctctctgtccctccttTCCTATGTCTGTCCCCTGTTCTCTGCACCCTGTACTCTGGCAGACCTGAACTCCCGGGAGCAGGAGACGTTCCAGCCGGTTCACGTCATAAATGTCGACATCCAGGACAACCACGAGGAGGCAACGCTGGGAGCCTTTCTCATCTGCGAGCTGtgccagtgtgtgagtgtcgGGGCCGGCGTGGGAGTGTTGGGGCCctagtgctggtgtgtgtgtccagtggcGATTCTAGAGTGTGTGGGGGCCCTAGGCCaaataattcctgacggtgttttctccggggAAAACCTGGGGGGGGAGGGCGGATGGAGTTTTCTCCTGTGGGGCGGGGGGGTTAGGGGGTGCGGATGGAGTTTTCGCCGTTGAGATGCATACCCCCTTGCGACccccctctgtgtgtgtccaATTAAATCCTGTTGTGACTTTCTCTCAGATACAGCACACTGATGACATGGAGAATGAGATGGACGAGCTGCTGCAGGAGTTTGAAGAGAAGAGCAGCCGGCCCTTCCTGCACACAGTCTGCTTCTATTGACacgacacaacacacacacacacacacacacacacacacacacacacacacacacacgcagcagTCTGCTTCTACTCACACACAATTCAACCCACGGTCTGCTTCCACTGACATGCACATACAACACAACCCACAGTCTGCTACCagtgagacacatacacaatgCAACAGTCTTCTTCTACTGACCTACAGCGCGCACAAAACTCACTGTCTGCTTCTACTCACacgcaacacacacatacacacagggcgaCACAGTCTGTTTCTACTTGTACACAACACACTCAAACTAGCACATACTATCTCTCATaagcgcaacacacacacactcaccctcaCACACAGTCCATTGTTCACAGGAGCTCAGTGTGTCAGGTGGCTCTCAGCAGGGGGCCTGCGGTTAGTCCTGACCCCAAACTgtaccccccccctcctcctcagcAGCCCCACCAGCACTGTACTAACCCGAGGAGGGGTGGCGCTGCGGTTCAGAACAGTAATGATTGCGATCTTGATGCACCTCATAGTTACAAGAAAGCAGAACTCAATAGTTCTGCTTTacaattatttatctttttttttttttaatttgaatttttatgatgatgatgatgatgatgatgaattgCGACTCCTGAGTCCTTAATGCCTGGAttcttttttttagttttgttttttttcccttccccatttggtaatttaaaaatggagaaaaaatgcagaaagaaaGTTGAGAATTTGCAGTTTGAAACGGTGTCTGAGTCAGGAGCgcctgtatgtgtgtctgtaaatatataaatataggaaTAAATATCCAGAGGAGCTGCGGCCTGCTGTCTTTGTGGGGGGTTTGGGGTAAGGGTTGTCTGGCTGGGTGGTTTAAGAAGCAGTAGGGTGGTCTGTGGTTGGTGCGTTTCCtataatttacttaatttattctCCCAGGTGTGTCTTTGGTTTATTTCAATCAATTAATCTGTCAATAAACCGACCTTTATTCAGTACAGCATCCAGGAATTGTCACAGAGCGGTGCAGGACTTGTGCGCTGGAGCAATCAGTCTGCACAGGAGCTCCTGCAATCTTGAACCACCAGGGGGAGTTCAATGCCTGCAATACCTTAGACACACCAGAGGGAGCTCAGTTTAGATTTATTAGATTAGATTTATTGGCATGACCTGCGTGCTCTGGTGTTGCCAAAgttttaaacaaaaccaaaagaagTGTTACATTACATTGAAAATACAGCACAGAGTAACACAAAACAGGGATGTGAAAATACAAACATGGAATTAAACAAGACATCGACTGCTTTCTCAGTTCCTACACACTCTCTCAGGTTGTGGCAGAGGTACCGTCTGCTCTTCCTCTCCCAGTATGATGGATAATTTAGTGTGGTCTAGGGGGAGTTTCCATTCTTGAAATTGGATTTTGGATTTTGTATGTCAGCCCTTTGtctgtattttgttaaatatatatatatatatatattcttttttttaggTATTCTGttacttttatgtttttgtttagggCCTGAT contains:
- the ssu72 gene encoding RNA polymerase II subunit A C-terminal domain phosphatase SSU72; this translates as MPSHPLRVAVVCSSNQNRSMEAHNILSKRGFDVSSFGTGTHVKLPGPAPDKPNVYDFKTTYEQMYNDLVRKDKELYTQNGILHMLDRNKRIKARPERFQNCKDQFDLVITCEERVYDQVLEDLNSREQETFQPVHVINVDIQDNHEEATLGAFLICELCQCIQHTDDMENEMDELLQEFEEKSSRPFLHTVCFY